The sequence TCCTGAAATGAAACTGGACTGCGTTTTGCAGTGCTTTGATTAGGAACTGCAGCCTGCCACGTCCTTCCTTTACTCTCACAGCAAGCAGGGAGCAGAACAGACTCTGGGCCCTGCCAGGAGAACTGAGCGGACAACGCTACTGCCTGCATGCACCCAACATGTCCTGCACCCATCCCGTCCTATAGCCCACATATCCTACGCCCAGTGCTTCCCCCCGCCGTGCCCTACACCCAGCACGTCCTATACCCAACGCATCCTACACACAGTGCATCTTAAGCCCAACAAGTCCTACACCCAGCGTGCCCCACACCCACCACGTCCGGCACCCAACGCGCACCCACAGTCGACACCAGCCGGACCCAAAGACACTGCTTCGGCCCGCCCCCCCCCAACCAAGCACGCATGCGTGCCCTAAGCCCCGCCCTCCTCCCTGGCTTCTTTGTTCCACGCTGATAGGTCGGTGGCGCTGCCAATCGGCTGGCTTTTAGGGGCAGGGCCAGACTATTGTCCAATCGCCATGAAGAAGGCGGGGCAGCCCGGGAGCGCAGGAAGCAGGTACGGGTTGGGGTGTGCGGTGTGCGGGCTGTAGGGGGCTGTGGGGGGTGTGGGGTGCAAGGGGCATGGTGTACAAGGGGGGACTGGGATGCTATGGGGTTCAGGGGCCTGGAGGGCTATAGGGGGCTGTGGGACGTAGGGTGGCTGTGGTGTTCAGGGGTTTATGGGGGCTCTGGGGTGCAGAGAGGCCATGGGGTGAAGAGAGGCAGTGGGGGACTGAAGGGACATGAAATGTAAGGGGGGTTGTGGGATGCGGGGTGCCTGTAGGGTGCAGAAAGGTTGTAGGCGACGGTGGGGGGTGTGGGTTGCAGGGGGCTAGAGGGGCTGGATGCAAGTTACGGGGTTCAGAGGCTGTCAGCCAAGGCATGGTGCccatggggagatgtggggtgctGGGTACCACCAGTGGGGCCATGGCAGGCTCTGCCACTCCTCACCCCCATCGTGGGCTGCTCAGTGGCTGTGAGTGACCCCGTGGTGCCGCAGCATGGCAGGGCCGTGGGACGTGGTGCTGCGGGATGAGGCAGCCCtgaggcaggcagcagtggtGGCGGTGGATGCGGCGCTGCTGGAGGGCGTGCTGATGCGCACCGAAGCTGAGCCCAACGCCTCCGAGGTAAGTGTAGTCCCCCATGGCCCCACAGAGCCGCACAGCCCCGCACCAAGGCACTGCTGTTGTGCCCCTGCAGGTGGTGAGCTATGCACCCTTCACACTGCTGCCCTCGGCCGTGCCCCGTGCCCTGTTTGAGCAGGCCTATGCTGTACAGCGGGACTTCAACCTGCTGGTGGATGCCATCAGCCGGGACAAGGGGTTCCTGGAGCGCACCCTGGCCAGGTAATGTGTTGCAGGTTGCATTTAGTGGAATACAGAATTGTGGATTCGTTGAAGGAAGTCATTAAGGTTGGTAAACGCCTCAAAGAttgtctagtccaaccatcaaccaccatgcccaccaacccacatttctcagtgccacatcttcacacCTGCAGAACAgtcactccaccacctccctgggcagctgtgccactgcatccttgctctttcagagaagatatttctcctaatatccagcctaaatGTTAAGTAGGAATCATGTATCATCTCTGCAGGaattctcttctttcctggCTTTTTGTCCTAATGTTCATTTCCATCAAGTCTCTGCAATTTGAGGTCTCCCTGGGCCAGCAGTTGTCTGCTGGCAGTGACTTCTACCTCACCGGTACCTGAGCTTTGTGGCTTCTCAAGTCACTGGCACTGAGGCTGTGAATTCAAGTAGCTGGAGGCTTCCTCaagtcctgcctgtggcagccTGCTTTGGTCTTGTCTGCACTTGTTGGCAGCTGGCTGCTTGTTGCCGAAGCCTTAAGTTGCCTTATGTTGTGTCatgggaagttcaggttggagataggagaagttttttctcagaaagaacaGTTATGCATTGAAACAAAGAGGAGTTGGtacagtcactgtccctggaggtgtccaaggaaTGTGGAGGTATGGCACTGACATGggtagtgagcatggtgggatgggttggggttggagtggatgatcttagaggtcttttgcaaccttagtgattctgtgtagagctgagcactgcagcacacaaaACTCAGACATCCAGCAGGACAGGCATCTGgtgcagccctgagctgtgtgtgcaggcatGGGGATGCCTCTGGGTCCTTCCCTGTACCTGCAGAACTCTGTcatgttcttttgcttttgctccGTGCTGtctctgccccacatccccacgcACTGCACCAGGAATATCCCCAGCAGAGATTCTTAGTGCCTCTGTAGTGTTGTGAGAGGACTGACCTGGTCCTGCTGTCCCTCCAGCACCATCAAGGTGGATGACTTCACGGCACGGCTCTTCAGGATCCACCAGCAGGTTCTAGAGGAAGGGCTGGCACAGGTAGGCTGCAGCAGGGTGGGTGGGCTGCCACAGGTCCCAGCCCTCTGTGGGTGCAGCTGGGGAGAGGTGCATGGAGCCCCTCAGATGGCTGTGGGGTCgctgctgagcagtgttgtacagagccaaggccattcacAGCAAGgagcccaaggagctgggagggaagggaatAAGGACAGCTGACTTCAACTGGCTAAAGGGATATTCCATGTcatatgacatcatgtggaGGGAGTTTTCAAGGGAGTGGGAGTTCATTTCATTCTCATTCACTTGCTGGAGGCTAGCTGGGCATCAGTCGGGGGATGCTGAGCAATTGTTTGTtcatcacttgttatatacattaTATGTAGTCATAGTTATGCTTTTCCTTGTTCTCTTAGTAGAtggttttatctcaacccacgaGTCCCGTTTTGCTTTGATTCTCTCCCCTATCGCACTGGGAATGGAGCGAGCGGCTgcgtggtgctgagccacctgctgggGGATGCGGGGCCGCACCTCACTCCCTCCCCTCCGCCTCAGTCTGTGTTTCTAGGCATCAACCGCTCTGACTACATGTTTGACTGCggggcagccagcccaccaGCGCTGAAGCAGATTGAGATCAACACCATCGCTGCCAGCTTCGGTGGCCTCGCCTCCCGCACCGCTGCCGTGCACGGGTATGGAGCAGCTGCGGCCCAGCCTgtgccccagcacagagccgTGGTGCCTGGGGCCGGGTCTGGAGCCGCTCCTGTCGTGCAGGCGGGTGCTCAGAGTGCTGGGGAAGCCTGAGGAGGCGGCGAGGTTGCTGCCCAATGACCCTGCGCAGGGGCTGGCCATGGGCATCGCCAAGGCCTGGGAGCTGTACGGCTCACCGAGGTgagtgctgccagctcctgcagctgcacataCTTAGTTTACAGCTGTAGTTCTCAGACAGTGCTGTTGGTTTAATGACCCTGATAGGGCCCAGCCTCTTCCTGCCTTTCCCCTTTGTGTGTGTGCCCAGCACATGGTGGTGTCACAGGGCCGGTCCTGCTCTCTGTGCCAGgccacagaactgctgcaggaggctcacgggagctgtgcaggcagcctgGATCACAGAGATCAGCAGTGGGTGAGGCTGGTGTGTGATCTCTTGAGTTAATGGTGCCCTGTGTGTCTCTTGCAGTGCCGTGGTGATGTTCCTGGTGGAGAAGGCCCAAAGGAATATTTTTGATCAGCGATGCGTGGAAAACAAGCTTTGGGACAGGTAAAGCAGAGTCTGCTTCTCAGTTGGCCACTTGTGCAAGGTTAAAGTTAAAACATATCACGGGTTCCTGGCCTGTTGGAGGGCATGCTGTGGTGTGCAGCGGGACTGTCCTTACCTTGGACTTCTCCCTGAGGTCTCTCAGCTTTCCTTTGCCAgcatcctgctccagcagcaccaaagCCATTGCTCTCCAGGAGTGGTTCCTTGCCAGTTCCTTGATGTACCCATGGgtcctcagagctgctccagggTGGCTTTGCTGCAGGCCGAGGCAataaggagcagagcagggataCCAGTGGTCCTGTTTGCTTTCTAACTCAGGATTGGGCAGAGGGTCTTCAGTAAAAGCTTAATTATTGAAGCTTCAGCCCCACTGGGAAGGGCTCTACAGATCTGTGGGGCTCTGGAGAAAGTGAGGTCAGAGGAGGCTGAGCCCCAGGACTGAGCATGGTTGGGGGAAGAGCCACGGCTCCACTGGGGACTTTGCAGGGCCACAGTGCCACTGTGTGGGGAGGGACGACAGAGCTGAAGGGAGGAGGTTCCCCAGGAAGCACTGGCTGGAAAGTCAGCAGTGAGTCTGTCCTGCATGAGATGACAGAGCAGAATGATCACTGGCTTCTTAGAAAAGCTTTAGGAAGGGCAAAGTGAGTGTGGAAGAATGCGGGGTGTTCAGCACGCGCTGCTTCCTGCAGCGTTTGAGCTGGGTGCTGGAAATGGAGCTGTTCTGTGAGCTGTGCCTGCCTCTTGTGACcgccctgctcctcctgcaggaaCATTCGGGTCATCAGGAGGCGGTTCCAGGACGTGTATGAGCAGGGCTCCCTGGATGACTCCCGCAGGCTCTATGTGTGAGTAGGAGCAAGGTGCGCGCTCTGGCTCTGCGCTGGGCACACAGCTCTCAGCTGAAGTTGCTGGAATGGTTTTGAGTGTAAATAGTGGCTTTCTGGGAGTGCAGGTCTCTTCTGTgcctcaggctgctgctgcttcccgTAGGGATTATGATTGTTTTCATGATGGTGGGACTTTGCATACACACGTCAAGTCTTTTGCAGCTAGAAGCCCTATTTCTCTCTCCCAAAccacagcctctgtgctctACAGGGTCCTTTCTTCCTCCATGCACATCTGCAGCACACCCAGGCTGTTTCTGAGGTTTGCACTGACACATTTCC comes from Lagopus muta isolate bLagMut1 chromosome 16, bLagMut1 primary, whole genome shotgun sequence and encodes:
- the GSS gene encoding glutathione synthetase isoform X2; translation: MAGPWDVVLRDEAALRQAAVVAVDAALLEGVLMRTEAEPNASEVVSYAPFTLLPSAVPRALFEQAYAVQRDFNLLVDAISRDKGFLERTLASTIKVDDFTARLFRIHQQVLEEGLAQSVFLGINRSDYMFDCGAASPPALKQIEINTIAASFGGLASRTAAVHGRVLRVLGKPEEAARLLPNDPAQGLAMGIAKAWELYGSPSAVVMFLVEKAQRNIFDQRCVENKLWDRNIRVIRRRFQDVYEQGSLDDSRRLYVDGQEVAVVYYREGYVPSNYDQQNWEARLLLERSRAVKCPDIATQLAGTKKVQQELSRPGMLEKLLPGHAEAVKRIRATFAGLYSLDMGEEGDRIAATAIASPERFVLKPQREGGGNNLYGEELKQVLEKIKDSPERTSYILMDKIEPQPAVNYLLRAHSPLKASKCISELGIFGVYVRQGTELVLNEAAGHLLRTKAVEHADGGVAAGVAVLDTPYLV
- the GSS gene encoding glutathione synthetase isoform X1, which codes for MKKAGQPGSAGSSMAGPWDVVLRDEAALRQAAVVAVDAALLEGVLMRTEAEPNASEVVSYAPFTLLPSAVPRALFEQAYAVQRDFNLLVDAISRDKGFLERTLASTIKVDDFTARLFRIHQQVLEEGLAQSVFLGINRSDYMFDCGAASPPALKQIEINTIAASFGGLASRTAAVHGRVLRVLGKPEEAARLLPNDPAQGLAMGIAKAWELYGSPSAVVMFLVEKAQRNIFDQRCVENKLWDRNIRVIRRRFQDVYEQGSLDDSRRLYVDGQEVAVVYYREGYVPSNYDQQNWEARLLLERSRAVKCPDIATQLAGTKKVQQELSRPGMLEKLLPGHAEAVKRIRATFAGLYSLDMGEEGDRIAATAIASPERFVLKPQREGGGNNLYGEELKQVLEKIKDSPERTSYILMDKIEPQPAVNYLLRAHSPLKASKCISELGIFGVYVRQGTELVLNEAAGHLLRTKAVEHADGGVAAGVAVLDTPYLV